In Jejubacter calystegiae, the following are encoded in one genomic region:
- a CDS encoding MFS transporter, with amino-acid sequence MRISTPPLSATQEQPTRVRWRIFAVLFFLLAVNLMDRITISIGIPYIKEEFHLSPTMQGLILSSFFWSYALLQIPGGWALDRFGPRKVLTTSTVLWGASQIGLALATGGLSLIFARIALGVAETPVSPSGAKMSSTWLARAERGRGASIMDCGSPLGVAVGGLIIAYLIDLLDSWRLAFVVAGVFSMSLALLAWFKLRDKPTEDKRVNAAELALIQADDEAARNNEEEAPCKGMGIDTRSLVGIMFGRATWAMIYFGLLTWGPSYLAQARGFDLKAIGNATFIIFMMGALGSLSAGFLVDFLVKRGMRHGLAVKSLIAISGLVTLTIFLLLPGISDPISAVMMLSVASFFLTGGGGIYWSLPALLAHKSRVGLVGGTMNMAGSVGGILVPIVVGLILQATNSFTGVLTFFTVCSGLYVLGTLVIRFHKPGVPDALDQAPAR; translated from the coding sequence ATGCGCATTTCAACCCCCCCGCTGTCTGCCACACAGGAACAACCCACCCGAGTCCGCTGGCGGATTTTTGCGGTGCTCTTCTTCCTGCTGGCGGTCAATCTGATGGACCGCATCACTATCTCCATTGGCATCCCCTATATCAAAGAAGAGTTCCACCTGTCGCCGACCATGCAGGGGCTGATTCTCAGCAGCTTTTTCTGGTCATACGCGCTGTTGCAGATCCCCGGCGGCTGGGCGCTGGACCGCTTTGGTCCCCGTAAGGTGTTGACCACCTCTACGGTACTGTGGGGCGCCAGCCAGATTGGCCTGGCGCTGGCGACCGGCGGCCTGTCGCTTATCTTCGCCCGTATCGCGCTGGGAGTGGCGGAAACGCCGGTTTCCCCTTCCGGCGCCAAGATGAGCTCCACCTGGCTGGCCCGGGCCGAGCGTGGTCGCGGCGCTTCGATAATGGACTGCGGCAGCCCGCTGGGCGTGGCTGTAGGAGGCTTGATCATCGCGTATCTGATAGACCTGCTCGACTCCTGGCGTCTGGCCTTTGTGGTCGCCGGGGTGTTCAGCATGTCGCTGGCGCTGCTGGCCTGGTTCAAGCTGCGCGATAAACCCACCGAAGATAAGCGCGTGAATGCCGCCGAGCTGGCGCTGATTCAGGCCGATGATGAAGCCGCCCGTAACAACGAGGAAGAAGCGCCCTGTAAAGGTATGGGCATCGATACCCGTTCGCTGGTGGGCATTATGTTCGGCCGCGCCACCTGGGCGATGATTTACTTCGGCCTGCTGACCTGGGGGCCCAGCTACCTGGCCCAGGCGCGCGGCTTCGACCTTAAGGCCATCGGTAACGCCACCTTTATCATCTTTATGATGGGGGCTCTGGGCTCGCTGAGCGCCGGGTTCCTGGTCGATTTTCTGGTAAAACGCGGCATGCGCCACGGCCTTGCCGTGAAAAGCCTGATCGCCATTTCCGGACTGGTGACTCTGACTATCTTCCTGCTGCTGCCTGGCATCAGCGATCCGATAAGCGCCGTGATGATGCTTTCTGTCGCCTCGTTCTTCCTGACCGGCGGCGGCGGTATCTACTGGAGTCTGCCTGCGCTACTGGCCCATAAATCCCGGGTAGGCCTGGTGGGCGGCACCATGAATATGGCAGGCAGCGTCGGCGGTATTCTGGTTCCCATCGTGGTGGGGCTGATTTTGCAGGCCACCAATAGCTTCACCGGCGTGCTCACCTTCTTCACTGTCTGTTCTGGCCTTTATGTGCTCGGCACTCTGGTGATTCGCTTTCACAAGCCCGGCGTACCAGACGCGCTGGACCAGGCCCCGGCCCGTTAA
- a CDS encoding hydroxypyruvate isomerase family protein: MLRFAANLTMLYPEYPFLERFDRAAADGFQAVEFFFPYGTPAETFSQALERNQQELVLFNMPLGDWDAGERGFASQPSRCDDFRAGLDQAVAYGKALRPPRINCPSGPEGNDAQPWPTLVENMTMAARALADIDVQLVVEPINRNDVPGAVISNVEQALALFEKVDSDNIAIQFDLWHSLRAGEDPFSVLKSHMDRIAHIQIADVPGRHQPGTGEVDFEKLFTLIDNSGYQGWVSLEYHPQGGTQESFSTLRQMGILG, from the coding sequence ATGCTGCGTTTTGCCGCTAACCTGACCATGCTGTACCCCGAATATCCGTTCCTGGAGCGCTTCGACAGGGCCGCCGCCGATGGCTTTCAGGCCGTGGAGTTTTTCTTCCCCTACGGCACACCGGCAGAAACTTTTAGCCAGGCGCTGGAACGTAATCAGCAGGAGCTGGTGCTGTTTAATATGCCGCTGGGCGACTGGGACGCAGGCGAACGCGGCTTTGCCTCGCAGCCATCGCGGTGCGACGATTTCCGGGCAGGGCTGGATCAGGCCGTCGCCTACGGTAAGGCCCTGCGGCCGCCGCGCATTAACTGCCCTTCCGGCCCCGAAGGCAACGATGCGCAGCCCTGGCCAACGCTTGTGGAAAACATGACCATGGCGGCCCGGGCGCTGGCGGATATCGACGTTCAGTTAGTGGTGGAGCCCATTAACCGCAACGACGTGCCCGGCGCCGTGATCTCTAACGTCGAACAGGCGCTGGCCCTGTTTGAAAAAGTGGATAGCGACAATATCGCCATTCAGTTCGATCTCTGGCACTCGCTGCGCGCCGGTGAAGATCCGTTCTCGGTGCTGAAGAGCCATATGGACAGGATTGCCCATATTCAGATAGCCGACGTCCCCGGGCGCCACCAGCCCGGCACCGGCGAGGTGGATTTCGAGAAGCTGTTTACCCTGATCGATAATTCCGGCTATCAGGGCTGGGTAAGCCTGGAATATCACCCTCAGGGCGGGACTCAGGAAAGCTTTTCCACGCTGCGCCAGATGGGGATTCTGGGCTAA